GATAACAAAATAGATACTAAATTTAATGAACTTGATAACAAAATAGATACTAAATTTAATGAACTTGATAACAAAATAGATATTATTGAAAATAACTTAAAATCAGATATTAAAGAACTTGATAACAAAATCGACAAAGTAAGGGACGAATTAAAGTCAGATATTTCTCTTGTAAGAAAAGATATGGAAGTGAACAAAATGGAACTTAATAGTAAATTAAAATTACATGCTTGGATGTTTGGGACTATTATTACCATTAATGTAGGAATATTTCTAGCATTAATATCTATGTTATATGCATTGTTTATAAAGTAGATTTAAATAAGTAAATATTTCTTCTATCTAAAGAATAAGTTTAAATTTTTTTTGCAATTTTTTATAATTTTTGCTATTATTTTTTAGCAAAAATAAATAATTGATCTATAATTATTTTTTGTATATTGAATAAGGTTATAAATGGTGGAGGGATAACTAGATGCAATTCTAAAATCAGTTCTTATGAATTATACCAACATTCAATATTTTTTAGGAATTATATAAATAATGTAGCAGAAGACGTCCTGCACAATGGAATTAACTTAGAAGTTATTTACAGTACTGCTTTAAGTGGTATTGAAGATACGTTAGATAATCTAAAAGTAGAACTCAAAGAAGCACTATTGAATTGTATCATAAGTTACAGATTCAATGGTGTTGGCTATATTTTGGTCAAAACAGCAGGGGATGATAATCTTGACTTGGAAATTAATTCAGAATTGCCAATTGGATTTGTGTATTTAGATTTTAGTTGTGTGCGAGATAGGGGTTCTAAGTCTTCTTATGTCATATATTCATTCAAGGAAGAGGATGATGAGGGAGTTTTAGTTAGAAAAGAAGTCAAGATCCATAAGAGTCGTTTGATTATATATGAGAATTACGACTATATTTTGGGTTCATATACTCCATGTTATACCCAAAGTTTTCTTCTAAATGTAGCTCTTTTTGAGACTATCTATCAAGAGATAGATAGAAGGATTCGAAACTACAATTTTTTGTTTTACAAGGATGAGTCTTTAGCAGAGATTAATGATGCTATAAGTAAAGCATCTTTGCAGTTTACTTTACTTACCAAAAACAACAAAGATAATAGTTCTGGTATGTTCACAAAGTTGTTTAGACGCAATTCTGATGATGGTAGTGTTGATAATAGTGGTGATGAGAGTGTAAAGAAGGGTACCAATATCTTGAATGCACTAAACAATGATTTGTCCCTCGAACTTGAGAGACTAAAATCCAATTTGAATAATGATGGGATATTCTATTCTGGAAGTGAGTCTGCACATTTAGAAGTTATGAAATATGAACTTACTTTTTTGAAAGATACTTTAGAACTTGTAAAAGCAAAAATAGGAGCAGATACTAAAGAACCATTAACTAGGAGTTTCAATGAACAAAC
Above is a genomic segment from Borrelia hispanica CRI containing:
- the bdr gene encoding Bdr family repetitive protein, coding for MEYMQMEPVITRQMVLNELVKAGIKRDIADDLSYRYYKNELTTKDLEYLKENFDIKLEMLERGLRSDIEKVKDALDNKIDTKFNELDNKIDTKFNELDNKIDTKFNELDNKIDIIENNLKSDIKELDNKIDKVRDELKSDISLVRKDMEVNKMELNSKLKLHAWMFGTIITINVGIFLALISMLYALFIK
- a CDS encoding anti-CBASS protein Acb1 family protein, which gives rise to MNKVINGGGITRCNSKISSYELYQHSIFFRNYINNVAEDVLHNGINLEVIYSTALSGIEDTLDNLKVELKEALLNCIISYRFNGVGYILVKTAGDDNLDLEINSELPIGFVYLDFSCVRDRGSKSSYVIYSFKEEDDEGVLVRKEVKIHKSRLIIYENYDYILGSYTPCYTQSFLLNVALFETIYQEIDRRIRNYNFLFYKDESLAEINDAISKASLQFTLLTKNNKDNSSGMFTKLFRRNSDDGSVDNSGDESVKKGTNILNALNNDLSLELERLKSNLNNDGIFYSGSESAHLEVMKYELTFLKDTLELVKAKIGADTKEPLTRSFNEQTKGLGNDGKGDRSNYYDFLKGVQERIEIAVNQKLNQYFGLDMR